The Primulina eburnea isolate SZY01 chromosome 6, ASM2296580v1, whole genome shotgun sequence genome contains a region encoding:
- the LOC140833573 gene encoding uncharacterized protein, with product MVCEKCEQKLSKVIVPDKWKEGARNTTEGSGRKINENKLLSKKTVNWVYCRWAPYGQTKCIICKQQVHQEGKYCHTCAYSKGVCAMCGKQVLDTKLYKQSNV from the exons GGTTTGCGAAAAGT GTGAGCAGAAGCTTTCGAAGGTAATAGTGCCGGACAAATGGAAAGAAGGGGCACGGAACACCACTGAAGGTTCTGGCCGTAAGATCAACGAGAACAAGCTGCTCTCCAAGAAAACAG TAAACTGGGTCTATTGCAGATGGGCACCTTATGGACAAACCAAGTGTATTATATGTAAGCAGCAAGTACATCAAGAGGGCAAATACTGCCATACCTGTGCTTACAGCAAAG GAGTATGTGCAATGTGTGGAAAGCAAGTGCTTGATACGAAGTTATACAAACAAAGCAACGTATAA
- the LOC140834791 gene encoding cysteine-rich receptor-like protein kinase 15 isoform X1: MISQRWRLASIFLILTNLLAFAAAQFSCIKNGNYSSFSTYKDNMDTLLSSLPTNVDIHGFYNASEGQSPDIVYAAVLCRGDVQPEECRTCIRNAATELVKSCPNYKQAVHWNELCMLRYSNESMFGIMKMYPSWYRWGLKDASSPVQYMADVSRLLDKLRGQAANGGSLRKVAAGNSSSADFQIIFSLVQCTPDMSPENCSSCLIEAAADIPTYCNISIRCRVLSPSCNLRYHQLPFYNETRLRELQELATLPPQLSPPPPPPQQPVSPQPPPPQQPVSPPGPLQPPPPPSPPPPPPGLPQQPAPPGKKNNITVIIASVSVGVGLIVAALAIILLIKRAKKKPKEELEPAQPARDINVVESLQYDFSGIKAATNDFSVSTELGQGGFGVIYKGKLTNGQDIAVKRLSLDSRQGDAEFKNEVLLVAKLQHKNLVRLLGFSIEGKERLLVYEFVKNRSLDKFIFGNISMFFSVHGPLFVACIFFRFRHVLEYAADPIRHNDLDWETRYKIICGISKGLQYLHEESRLKIIHRDLKASNVLLDGDMNPKIADFGMARLFDVNETQANTNKIVGTYGYMSPEYAMHGQFSAKSDVFSFGVLILEIISGKQNRSYKNGEDVEDLLSLVWKHWRQGTAEDIINPVLLRVGSNTLRGILRCIHIGLLCVQDNPSDRPAMGSVVFMLGSSIMSLPAPFEPTHSTTRGYNSRIPNFRGYGLNEFDSSGSSAFKRSSNQSMESLKTDMSMTAFHPR, from the exons ATGATTTCACAGAGATGGCGGCTCGCCTCCATTTTCTTAATCCTTACAAACCTTTTGGCGTTTGCCGCAGCGCAGTTTTCTTGCATAAAGAACGGCAATTACAGCAGTTTTAGCACGTACAAGGATAATATGGACACACTCTTATCCTCCCTTCCTACAAACGTCGATATTCATGGATTCTACAACGCCTCCGAAGGGCAGAGCCCGGATATAGTCTATGCAGCAGTGCTGTGTAGAGGGGACGTACAGCCTGAAGAATGTCGTACTTGTATCCGAAACGCCGCTACTGAATTAGTAAAATCGTGTCCAAATTACAAGCAAGCCGTTCACTGGAATGAACTCTGCATGCTACGGTACTCTAATGAATCTATGTTCGGGATAATGAAGATGTATCCATCGTGGTACCGGTGGGGTCTAAAGGACGCCTCCAGTCCTGTCCAGTATATGGCGGACGTTAGCAGGCTACTGGACAAGCTTCGTGGGCAAGCTGCTAATGGTGGTTCTCTGAGGAAAGTAGCTGCTGGGAATAGTAGCTCTGCAGATTTTCAGATTATTTTTTCGTTGGTTCAGTGTACCCCTGACATGTCTCCGGAGAATTGCAGTAGTTGTTTAATTGAGGCCGCTGCGGATATCCCAACATATTGCAACATTTCCATAAGGTGTAGAGTACTATCGCCGAGCTGCAATCTTCGTTATCATCAATTACCATTTTACAACGAAACCAGGCTTCGTGAGTTACAGGAGCTTGCAACGCTGCCACCACAACtgtcaccaccaccaccaccacctcaaCAGCCGGTATCACCACAACCACCACCACCACAACAGCCGGTATCACCACCAGGTCCGCTGCAGCCGCCGCCACCACCATCACCACCACCGCCACCACCAGGATTGCCACAGCAGCCGGCACCGCCAG ggaaaaaaaataatattactgTGATCATCGCTTCTGTTTCAGTTGGTGTGGGTTTAATAGTGGCTGCATTAGCTATTATCCTGCTGATAAAGAGAGCTAAAAAGAAGCCAAAAGAAGAACTTGAAC CTGCACAGCCTGCACGCGACATTAACGTAGTCGAATCTCTACAATATGATTTTTCCGGAATCAAAGCTGCTACCAATGATTTCTCAGTTTCTACCGAGTTGGGGCAAGGTGGATTTGGGGTCATTTATAAG GGAAAACTTACAAATGGACAAGATATTGCGGTAAAAAGACTATCCCTGGATTCTAGGCAAGGTGACGCGGAATTCAAGAATGAAGTCTTATTGGTGGCCAAGCTACAACACAAGAATCTTGTAAGACTCTTGGGTTTTTCCATTGAAGGGAAGGAAAGGCTTCTCGTCTATGAATTCGTCAAGAATAGAAGCcttgacaaatttatatttggTAATATTTCGATGTTCTTTTCAGTTCACGGTCCACTATTTGTTGCTTGCATATTCTTTAGATTTAGACATGTACTTGAGTATGCTGCAGACCCTATCAGACACAATGATTTGGATTGGGAGACCCGTTACAAGATCATATGTGGGATTTCAAAGGGACTTCAATATTTGCACGAAGAATCTCGACTCAAAATAATTCATCGTGATCTCAAAGCTAGCAATGTACTTTTAGATGGAGATATGAACCCCAAAATTGCAGATTTCGGCATGGCAAGGTTATTTGATGTCAATGAAACTCAAGCCAATACCAACAAAATTGTTGGAACTTA TGGATATATGTCACCAGAATATGCAATGCACGGACAGTTCTCTGCTAAGTCTGATGTATTTAGCTTCGGTGTGCTGATACTAGAAATTATCAGCGGTAAGCAAAATAGATCATATAAAAATGGGGAGGATGTGGAAGACCTCTTAAGTCTG GTATGGAAACATTGGCGCCAAGGAACGGCAGAGGATATCATCAATCCAGTACTGTTGAGGGTTGGTTCAAATACCCTACGTGGTATTTTAAGATGCATTCACATCGGTTTGCTATGCGTGCAAGACAATCCTAGTGATAGACCAGCAATGGGTTCAGTTGTTTTTATGCTTGGTAGCTCCATAATGTCTCTGCCAGCACCTTTCGAGCCAACACATTCTACGACCCGTGGCTATAACTCGAGAATTCCGAACTTCCGTGGGTATGGTTTAAATGAATTTGATTCAAGTGGATCATCAGCCTTTAAAAGGTCGTCAAATCAATCTATGGAATCATTAAAAACCGACATGTCAATGACTGCTTTTCATCCGAGGTGA
- the LOC140834791 gene encoding cysteine-rich receptor-like protein kinase 15 isoform X2: protein MISQRWRLASIFLILTNLLAFAAAQFSCIKNGNYSSFSTYKDNMDTLLSSLPTNVDIHGFYNASEGQSPDIVYAAVLCRGDVQPEECRTCIRNAATELVKSCPNYKQAVHWNELCMLRYSNESMFGIMKMYPSWYRWGLKDASSPVQYMADVSRLLDKLRGQAANGGSLRKVAAGNSSSADFQIIFSLVQCTPDMSPENCSSCLIEAAADIPTYCNISIRCRVLSPSCNLRYHQLPFYNETRLRELQELATLPPQLSPPPPPPQQPVSPQPPPPQQPVSPPGPLQPPPPPSPPPPPPGLPQQPAPPGKKNNITVIIASVSVGVGLIVAALAIILLIKRAKKKPKEELEPAQPARDINVVESLQYDFSGIKAATNDFSVSTELGQGGFGVIYKGKLTNGQDIAVKRLSLDSRQGDAEFKNEVLLVAKLQHKNLVRLLGFSIEGKERLLVYEFVKNRSLDKFIFDPIRHNDLDWETRYKIICGISKGLQYLHEESRLKIIHRDLKASNVLLDGDMNPKIADFGMARLFDVNETQANTNKIVGTYGYMSPEYAMHGQFSAKSDVFSFGVLILEIISGKQNRSYKNGEDVEDLLSLVWKHWRQGTAEDIINPVLLRVGSNTLRGILRCIHIGLLCVQDNPSDRPAMGSVVFMLGSSIMSLPAPFEPTHSTTRGYNSRIPNFRGYGLNEFDSSGSSAFKRSSNQSMESLKTDMSMTAFHPR, encoded by the exons ATGATTTCACAGAGATGGCGGCTCGCCTCCATTTTCTTAATCCTTACAAACCTTTTGGCGTTTGCCGCAGCGCAGTTTTCTTGCATAAAGAACGGCAATTACAGCAGTTTTAGCACGTACAAGGATAATATGGACACACTCTTATCCTCCCTTCCTACAAACGTCGATATTCATGGATTCTACAACGCCTCCGAAGGGCAGAGCCCGGATATAGTCTATGCAGCAGTGCTGTGTAGAGGGGACGTACAGCCTGAAGAATGTCGTACTTGTATCCGAAACGCCGCTACTGAATTAGTAAAATCGTGTCCAAATTACAAGCAAGCCGTTCACTGGAATGAACTCTGCATGCTACGGTACTCTAATGAATCTATGTTCGGGATAATGAAGATGTATCCATCGTGGTACCGGTGGGGTCTAAAGGACGCCTCCAGTCCTGTCCAGTATATGGCGGACGTTAGCAGGCTACTGGACAAGCTTCGTGGGCAAGCTGCTAATGGTGGTTCTCTGAGGAAAGTAGCTGCTGGGAATAGTAGCTCTGCAGATTTTCAGATTATTTTTTCGTTGGTTCAGTGTACCCCTGACATGTCTCCGGAGAATTGCAGTAGTTGTTTAATTGAGGCCGCTGCGGATATCCCAACATATTGCAACATTTCCATAAGGTGTAGAGTACTATCGCCGAGCTGCAATCTTCGTTATCATCAATTACCATTTTACAACGAAACCAGGCTTCGTGAGTTACAGGAGCTTGCAACGCTGCCACCACAACtgtcaccaccaccaccaccacctcaaCAGCCGGTATCACCACAACCACCACCACCACAACAGCCGGTATCACCACCAGGTCCGCTGCAGCCGCCGCCACCACCATCACCACCACCGCCACCACCAGGATTGCCACAGCAGCCGGCACCGCCAG ggaaaaaaaataatattactgTGATCATCGCTTCTGTTTCAGTTGGTGTGGGTTTAATAGTGGCTGCATTAGCTATTATCCTGCTGATAAAGAGAGCTAAAAAGAAGCCAAAAGAAGAACTTGAAC CTGCACAGCCTGCACGCGACATTAACGTAGTCGAATCTCTACAATATGATTTTTCCGGAATCAAAGCTGCTACCAATGATTTCTCAGTTTCTACCGAGTTGGGGCAAGGTGGATTTGGGGTCATTTATAAG GGAAAACTTACAAATGGACAAGATATTGCGGTAAAAAGACTATCCCTGGATTCTAGGCAAGGTGACGCGGAATTCAAGAATGAAGTCTTATTGGTGGCCAAGCTACAACACAAGAATCTTGTAAGACTCTTGGGTTTTTCCATTGAAGGGAAGGAAAGGCTTCTCGTCTATGAATTCGTCAAGAATAGAAGCcttgacaaatttatatttg ACCCTATCAGACACAATGATTTGGATTGGGAGACCCGTTACAAGATCATATGTGGGATTTCAAAGGGACTTCAATATTTGCACGAAGAATCTCGACTCAAAATAATTCATCGTGATCTCAAAGCTAGCAATGTACTTTTAGATGGAGATATGAACCCCAAAATTGCAGATTTCGGCATGGCAAGGTTATTTGATGTCAATGAAACTCAAGCCAATACCAACAAAATTGTTGGAACTTA TGGATATATGTCACCAGAATATGCAATGCACGGACAGTTCTCTGCTAAGTCTGATGTATTTAGCTTCGGTGTGCTGATACTAGAAATTATCAGCGGTAAGCAAAATAGATCATATAAAAATGGGGAGGATGTGGAAGACCTCTTAAGTCTG GTATGGAAACATTGGCGCCAAGGAACGGCAGAGGATATCATCAATCCAGTACTGTTGAGGGTTGGTTCAAATACCCTACGTGGTATTTTAAGATGCATTCACATCGGTTTGCTATGCGTGCAAGACAATCCTAGTGATAGACCAGCAATGGGTTCAGTTGTTTTTATGCTTGGTAGCTCCATAATGTCTCTGCCAGCACCTTTCGAGCCAACACATTCTACGACCCGTGGCTATAACTCGAGAATTCCGAACTTCCGTGGGTATGGTTTAAATGAATTTGATTCAAGTGGATCATCAGCCTTTAAAAGGTCGTCAAATCAATCTATGGAATCATTAAAAACCGACATGTCAATGACTGCTTTTCATCCGAGGTGA